GTCGATGTCAAGTTGCATGCTCGCCGAGACGAACATAAGACTCGGCGTGTCCCTGAGTTGTGGTGTAGCGGATCGGCCCCATATCGTTACCATGGACACCTATCCTGAAACGGGCCAGCGACTCTGTTATGACACCGAAGGTGGTCCGCGTCCCTGTGACTGGGGGGAGGATGCGGAAATTGGTGCCGGGTCAGCGTGGCCGGAGCCACGGTTCGTCACCGGGGCGGAAACCGTGCTTGATCACCTGACGGGCCTGACCTGGACGCAAAATGCCAACCTCGCAGAGTTCCCGCTAACCTGGGAGGAGGCCCTGGAGTTTGTGGCGGACGTGGGGCTTGGGCACAGCGACTGGCGACTACCGAACCGGCGTGAGCTGCGCAGCCTCCTCAGCTACCAGACCCATCGCCCCGCACTGCCCCGGGGGCATCCCTTTACCCAACTGTTTCCGGGCTGGTACTGGAGTAGCACCAGTGCTGCGATCAGCCCTGCCCATGCGTGGTATGTCCACATGGATGGGGGACGAATGTTCTACGGCGGCAAGGACCAGTCGTTCATGGTCTGGCCGGTGCGGGGCGAAGGCAACGGCTTGTTGAGTGCCACGGGACAGACCCGTTGCTACGATGAGGCAGGCCGCCCGATTCCCTGCAGTGGCTCTGGTCAGGACGGTGAACACCGGATGGGTCGCACCTGGCCTGAACCGCGGTTTGTGTGTGAGGGCGATGCGCTGTTCGACCGGCTTGCCGGGCTGGTCTGGCATCGCAATGCCGATTTGGCACAAGGCGCAGTGAACTGGCAGCAGGCACTAGAGGCCGTACAGCGGTTACGGGTGAAAGAGGGCAAGCCCTGGCGGCTTCCCAACGTAAACGAGCTCGAACTGCTGGTGGACTGTGACCACAGCAACCCGGCACTGCCGGCCGGGGCGAACTTCGACGACTTGGGAGAGGGCTATTGGAGTGCCACCACCAGCGTCTATGAACCGGACTGGGCCTGGGCCCTCTACATGGCCAAGGGCGCGATCGGCGTTGGGCAGAAGCGGGATCCGCATTTCCAGGTAATGGCGGTCCGCGATGGCGCATCTCCGGGTGTGCACGACTCCGGTCTCAACGATTACCGCGAAAGTTGTACTGCTCTGTAGACGCTCCCGGGGGCCCCGTGCGCGTGGTATGCTCGAGGTCATGAGCGACAATCCTTTCAAGGCAGACCCCAATGCCATGCACTTCGCTGCCGGTGCCTTTATTGGCGGTGTGACCGGCCTGGCCTTGAGCTTTGTCGGTTACCCCCAGGAGACGGCTGCGATGATCGGGTTGGCGGCAACGACTGCAGTCGGACTCGCAAAGGGGACGCGTGATAGTTCCCGCTACCCCGCGTCGCGTGCATTGAAGAACGGCCTGCTGATCGCATCGGGCGGCCTGATCACGCCGATCATGCTCGCGCTGCAGTAACTTCCGAGAAGTGGCGATGGGTCTCCAGCACGTAGGTTGGTGCTGAGGAACGAAGCCCAACAAAATCAGCGTTGGGTTCGCATAACTCACCCCAACCTACAAAAAACGATGTTTTCGGACAGGCTCCTGGAGCACCAAACAGATAGAATCCCGAGCGAGGTGCAATCATTGATTTCGGGGATGCCAGGAATACATCCCTGTAGGCTCGACGGCCGCATTCCTGAGGCCGACGGCCACAAAATCAATGAGTTGCACCTCGCCGCATTGGTATCTGATCGATGCTCTAGGCCGCTGTTCCGGGCTCCAGTAGTCCCTGCCTGGCAAACAGT
This region of Thiohalomonas denitrificans genomic DNA includes:
- a CDS encoding Lcl C-terminal domain-containing protein; its protein translation is MSSCMLAETNIRLGVSLSCGVADRPHIVTMDTYPETGQRLCYDTEGGPRPCDWGEDAEIGAGSAWPEPRFVTGAETVLDHLTGLTWTQNANLAEFPLTWEEALEFVADVGLGHSDWRLPNRRELRSLLSYQTHRPALPRGHPFTQLFPGWYWSSTSAAISPAHAWYVHMDGGRMFYGGKDQSFMVWPVRGEGNGLLSATGQTRCYDEAGRPIPCSGSGQDGEHRMGRTWPEPRFVCEGDALFDRLAGLVWHRNADLAQGAVNWQQALEAVQRLRVKEGKPWRLPNVNELELLVDCDHSNPALPAGANFDDLGEGYWSATTSVYEPDWAWALYMAKGAIGVGQKRDPHFQVMAVRDGASPGVHDSGLNDYRESCTAL